In Lycium ferocissimum isolate CSIRO_LF1 chromosome 3, AGI_CSIRO_Lferr_CH_V1, whole genome shotgun sequence, the genomic window ttattttatgcaggatagaagatgaaataactcatacatgaataactaaaccgTGTATAACTAATCTcagcataaaataatacataactCATAATTAATTTCGgcattactaatacctgcataactctaatcagctaccaaacgaccccttacgGTAATACTTCTGTTGTCCACTCTTATATATAGAATAGAACTCAAACTAATTTTAAACTTATGATAATTGATCTTATTTTAATTGTTTTGTATTAGACGTTACTTTAATTATATTGTATTTggttattaataaataaatatatactaaatatgtttGTGCTGATATTTTCTGgtattgaaaaaaatgaaagatataaaaataattgaggtCATTACAAGTTCTTTTTGGTTTTAGGTTTaggaaatataaaaatataactgAGCcatcatttttctttatttttggttaATCCTAATTTGGTAGTTATtacattaaaggtaaaaggggaagtttaaagtttgatttattttttctttttggcacaggccaaaaaggaaagtgtatcacataaatggGGCGGGGGAGTATTATTTTTAGTTTCTAATGTAATTTTTACTacatattttagaattttttttgtgtttatggttACATCTTTTTACACAGTTTTCGAAAAATCTAACAAACTGAATTCGTTAAATATTTCTAGATCCCGGAGACTAGAAATATTAACTTTGACAAAATTAAAGGATCAAAACTACTCCGTATATGCTTAAGGGATTATTTTGGACCTACCCTCgaacataagggaccatttttgttagTTTGTGGAGAAATATCCCCTGCTAAAACAACCTGTGAAACGGCATTTTAACCATAAAAGATGGGGCTCAGATTGCACACACTCTCCTCTCTACACTTTTCCTCTTCTATTACAAGTAAGATTTTATACCATAGTTCTTATTTCAATGACATGTATATTTCTTAGCTCATGAGGTTTAATTTGTTTCTGTTTTACACCTGTAAGGTTAACACTGTTATCCATTATATGCACTGGTTAGAATTCAGTAGCTCCACCAGAAATAGCATTaacttttgtattttaatttCCCATTACAGATTAAAATGAATACTCtcttgtttcaatttatgtgattgtGTTTGGCTGGGCACGAaattttagaaataaagaaagatttttgaaatgtgtAGTCTAAAATAAGTCTTGCGGCTACAAATTATATCATTAGGGGtaaaatgagtattttaaagttgaattgtcattaaatatagaaaaatgtttttcaaaaaaaaagaatatatagaaAGATGTTACTCCCTTCGTTTaataataagtggtgtttttacCTTTTCATTTCGTTTCAAGATAAGTGGTGTTTCACAAAATTAAGAAGATGTGAATTTTTTCTtacattttacccttaattaaataattagagTTTTATATGACCAAGAAACCATTAAAGGGGAATCTTAGTTGCTCAGTTGGCTGGCTAACTGAACTTTCACCTCGTTGGCGAGAGTTCGATTCCCCACCATGTAATTCcctccccatttccccttcccttgcccctatgtaataaaaacaattaaaaaaaaaaagaattaaaaaaaaaagaaaaaagaaaccatTAAAGATCTACTTCTTTTTCAAAACATGTGATTaagggtaagttagtaaaaacaatTCTTACTTACATAACTTGGGACAGaggaaatattaaaataaaaccgGTCCAAATGGAGCAAATTGGACAATGAAAATATCATATAGTCGATTCTAAGTAGCTAGTTCAGAATTGGGGCATAAtagttgttgtggttgttaTACTATAGATTAGAATGTAGCGAAAACTAGTTTATGGGGTTGAAATGTATTGGTTTGTGGGAATAATTGTGAAGTGATTGTGGAAACTGGATTTCGTCCTTATCAAAGTCGATTTCATTTTAATGTTTTGTACTGGGTGATACTGAAACTACAATTTACTAACCAGAGGAAATTAATTCCTGTTTGGATTTCTGAATCTTTGGTGTTTGGCCAAAACAGCACCAAGATACTATTAAGATGGTGTGATATTGTTCGCTTTGGGCCACACCCCCATGGTTTTGTCCAAAAGGCCTCACACCATTGAGTATCCAAGACCTTATAAGTAACTTACTTTTCGTTTCAGCTACTAATATTGGACTTTGTTCACACACACCCAACATTTGATTACATATAAGTTTGAGCACATAGGGAGGAAATTTCTAGTTATACTGGTAATAGGTGAAAAAGGGTTGGAGGGGATAGGATTTTATTGTGACGGCCTGCTGGATTTACTGGTACTCAGTTATAAGTAACTTACTCTTCTTTCGGCATGATTTAGGAAATATGGTTGGACTGTTGGAGAGAGGAAGCAAAGTAGTAATGGCATTTTCTCGGACCAGAAAAGAGAACTACGAGAAGTAGTAACGGCATTAATGAAACTGGAAAATAAAAGAACCAAAACGAACaactaaacaaagaaaaagttgATTGAGCTAAAAAACTGGCTTATGTTACATGAACTTGTGTGTGAGTATTAGCCGTAAGTTgtgtatgtgcatatattatGTCTTACTTCTATTTATCCTAAAACTCATATTCTTTATGGAGCTTCTCAATAGTTCCAACTTTTGGTTGAAATTGGGTGAAAAAAGTCAATTCACCTTTTTCATTAGTGATCATTAAATGCTtcatacttaatcaatttgtgATAAAGCGGAAGTAAACTTGGTTCTGAGATTATATGTATTGAAGACTGTTATCTGCATTTTCAATTTTCATGAACCAGTTGTATTACTTGTGAACCCTGTAAAACTTAACAAAGTAGTGCTATTTACTGCTCAACAACCTAAGTTTTACTTGCATTTCGTTATTATGGTTGTGCAGTGTGCCACTTCATTAATAAATATCTAGTGTTTAAACAATAATGTGCTAATTTATAGCCCCCATTTAACACCTAGAACTCAATGCAGTAGCTGAGAAATCATTTTTGCTTATCGGTACATCACTCTGCAATCAAGCACCACTGGGAGGGATTAAAATTTCCCCCTAAACCTTCACTTGCTTTACGAAACTTCACATGTGTTAATTGGTTCAGTTGACCTTTTCCCTAGTTAACATGCCCTCAGCAAAAGTCCATACTCATGGACAGGGCTGGcaaaatggttaaaaaaaaacaattaaccCTTCAATTCGATCCATTAAATATGGGTTGGATATCTGGCCATTTTAAAATGGGTCAAATATGGATACTATCCACTAAAAATGGATATCTAGATGGATCCATATTATCAATACCCATATGTCtgcttgttattattcataagtTCTTGCTTTCTAGGAGTCTAAATTGTTTTGTCTTTTAGCATGTATTCTCACCTGACTATTTATAAAATCATGGATAATATCCACATTATTCGTCGGTTAATGCATTTTTATCCGTGTTTAATATGGGTGAATCGGATATTTTATCTgtttttgtttaacatgtttccGACCCACCCATATCCGATTTGACCCGCCCATTCACCCCTCCTACTCATGGATGTACTTGGGTAGATGTGTGCCCTTTTAGTGTTTCCACCTTGCTATATTTCTCTTTCTGTTGTGGAAGAGTTTACCTGTCATTTGCAATTTTCTACTAGAAGTTTCTGTAGAAGTTGAGATgattttgagtaaatgtttagCTTTTGATGAATGCTTTTTCAACATTGAGTTCTCATCTTCATTAACCTCATGCCAACGGCCTCTTCAGTGGCATGTACATTGGCAGTTGCATCTATGGTTACTAGTCATGCTTCAGTACAATATCTGTATCAAATTAAGAGGCACAtagtaaattttgaaaaagatgtATGATATTAAACTTATGTAATTACATCTTGATATAAGACTAAAAAGTTGTTCAAGTACTGACCATTTAAAAATGTATTGGCGTAAGAAAATCTTTTTCGTTCTTTAATGAAATAGCTATGTTTTGTGATTTAGTAGGTAAGACGATTGTTAGCAAAATGATGATTTCAAAATATTTCTCTTTTCATCAATATCCAAGTTAATTTGGGCATGTTATTGTGATTatttaatagttttttttactgagctttTAAAAATTGCTGCTTGTTCGTTATTTCAACTGTTTGGATAGGTACAGAAAACCTTGGTGATATATTGCAGTTTAACCAACTGTTGTATAGCAACCAAAGCCTAAATAGTGAAGAATTAGTCCATTTGAACTTATGTTGAAGGCACAGATAAACAGCTTGAAGTTCTTGTAGCTGACTCAAATGCAAAACATGTTTCCCGATTTTAGTACTTTTAACTacttgagtaggaccaagacagaataCTTGGAGTGCAGGTTCAGTGGCGTACCGCATGAGGCTGAcgaggaagtgaggcttggtacccaggccaggccattcaaaagaaaggaagtttcaagtatcttgggtctattatacagggagatggggatatcgacgacgatgtttcacatcgtattggtgcgaggtggatgaaatggaggctcgacTCGGAGtctttgtgtgataagaaagtgccaccaaaacttaaaggcaagttctacaaagtggtggttagaccgactttattgtacggggcggagtgttggccagtcaagaactttcacgttcagaagatgaaagtcacGGAAATGCGAATGCtacgatggatgtgtgggcacgcTGGAGGGAtaaattaggaatgaagatatcggacaaggtgggagtggcgtcggtggaggacaagatgcgggaaacgaggccgagatggtttgggcatgtgaagaggagaggcaCGGATGCTccggtgcggaggtgtgagaggttggctatggacggctTCGGGGAGAGGTAAagggaggccgaagaagtattgggagaGGTGATTATACGAGGATATGACACGGTTTCGactaccgaggacatgaccttagataggaggttgtggaggattcagattaggatagaaggctaggttgcttatcctttcaccatagtagttgtagttttgctcattcgtttattgccatttgatttttgCATTTGATTTCTGCTTATATTTATTGGGcctttgtactttgattatcttatttatctatagtagttaatgctgCTTTCTTTCCGGACtgttctaccatgactttctcgcttttgttattccttgttttcatattgtttttgatatgcttggccctatctgaccttttgtcttgttttcctctcttgagccgagggtctttcggaaacagccgccctacctttcaaggtggggttaggtctgcgtacactctaccctccccaaaccccacatggtgggattctactgggcttgttgttgttgttgctgctttATTGCCTTCAGTGACTTATAGTTAGGTGTGTAGTTTTCGGTTTTCCTACCCAGTGAATAATCCCAAGATAATCTCTCACCTATCTGTTAATAGAATTTTATATTGATGCACGAAAAAATAGTCAAATTAATATTTGGGcttttttgatttttggtcCAGCGGCTGAAATTAATTATTggcgctagccaaaatatacaaaatctatgcactgattatgtatattatatgtatattaaatgtatattttgttgatacaatatgtatatttgtactaatgtacaaaacctatacatttgcaGACTATTATTCTTTTGAGCGGTCTAAGAATGAAATTATCCCTTTAATATTTTCCTATAACTTACTTGCTTTTGATCTTTGAAGCAACTGGGACGTTGAAATCTAGAGATTGCAATGCTTTTTGTGCAAGCATTTATCCTGCTGGTTATAGCAAGTCAAAAGAACCTGCTAGTAGAGTGCTCAAGGTATCTTCCGCGCTTGCGGAAACAGCAGCGTCTATTGCAGTTGCTGCTACAGTTGTGGGGGCCGCGGCAACTATTCTTGTAAGGAGAACTAAAGCTTCTGAAGTAATTGAGGTGCGTTGAAAGCTGAGAAGAGTTATTTTTATCAATACAAATATTTGCTCGTATACTAGAGCAGCTTAAACAATATTGTTATCTTAGGGCTGAAATTACACTTGAGCGTATTTTCTGATACTGATCATGGGAATACAATGAAAATCTCCTTGTCTTCTTGATGATTCCAGAATGAATATATGTTTTATACCTAAAAGTTATCTGAACCAGTAGCTTTTCTACCATTGTTTGCTGACGTTATTatctttcaagaaaaaagaggaaacatATTTGTTGGTAAAAGGGAACAAGGAAAGAAAGTATTCTCCAGCAGAAAGCTTGAGAGTTGCATTTTCGGTCGAATGTTGCATCAATTTGTATTCAGATATCTATGCTGCTAAAAGTTTCGCTGCAACGAAAAAGGAACAACATTTGTTTCTTGTGATCCAGTGAGGTTAACCGTTAATTTAAGGTGCCAATCTATGTGATTATTGATGTATCTCATCCATCCAAAAACTAAAATAAGCCAAGTTTTGCCAGGCTTTTGAtcgccaaaaaaaaagaaaatgagaattaGTTTTGCATTAATGGTGAAAACAGCTCTTTCAGATTAAGGGAACAATTTTACCATTTCATTATCCATTTTCAGTTGGTTCTCTGTTTGAAGCAATGATTAAAGCTTTGTGCAGACTTTTCTCCAAACTAATTAatgagaaaagaggaaaaataatATGCAGAGTTGTGAAGTTTAAGTAGGGGGGAAAACATATGGTTTGTTATCCCAGTTGAGATAGAaaatactaggtgatttcttcccatttgtCCTAgtcttggtggacagagttatcTGGTACCTGTTGCTAATGGGAGGCGGCAGGTATTCCGTGTAAGTCGAGGTGCACGcaagctggcccggacaccatggttagaaaaaaaaaagaaaaaaagaaaaaagaaaaaaagaacaattGGTTTATTGCTCAAATGCACTTTGTTATTATGCTATTAGACTACCCCGTTTGATTGTTGTTCTTACCAATAGACAGGCCCCGCCGATAATCTGTGAAGACTGTGGTGGCTCTGGAATTTGTGCAGAATGCAGAGGGGAAGGATTTGTGCTAAAAAAGATGTCCGATGAAAATGCTGAGAGATTAAGACTGATGGCAAAGAATGCAGCGACCAGATATACAGCAGGGTATGTTTCCAACTCCGTTTAGCCCCTCGTTCATATACACTATCTCTACATACATGAACTCATATCATGCATTTGGCAGGCTTCCCAAGAAGTGGAGCTACTGTATGAAATGCAATGCTGCCCGATCCTGTAGTTCATGTGGCGGCAGTGGGAAGTTGAACTAATTGTTAAATTGCCCTATGAAACCATATCAATTCAATTGTGTTGCAGTTTCTTCGTCATCAGAAAAGATATCGTGGCAATACACTgggaagaaaattgaagaatatGTACGCGGTAATTCTATGCATATCCTGATTATGTATAGTTTGTCATAGTTCTTTTGGAACATAGCCTTCTTTGGTAGTGCTATAGCTTTATGTCCATTTCAAATTCAATTTGTCGCGTACAATTTGTATGCCCCTGTAGAACTGTGGTATGAGATACATGGAATTACACGATGAGATTTTCatattgttgatgataatacaattataattgaaaaataaaatgaacgaaagaaagaaagtatcTTCATGTTGAGGCGTGGATAGTTtgctctctttaaggagattcagGCTCACAACAGCGAAATCTTCACCGATTGCCCCTTTCATGATATAATAGCCCGATAACGTCGTATACCTCAAACAAAATTTGGACAAGTTGTTGAGGCAAAAGCTCCTTCAACAGATAAAACTCTCTTTTTCACTCTTTTTTCTTACATCTA contains:
- the LOC132048952 gene encoding uncharacterized protein LOC132048952, with the protein product TLSLHFSSSITTTGTLKSRDCNAFCASIYPAGYSKSKEPASRVLKVSSALAETAASIAVAATVVGAAATILVRRTKASEVIEAPPIICEDCGGSGICAECRGEGFVLKKMSDENAERLRLMAKNAATRYTAGLPKKWSYCMKCNAARSCSSCGGSGKLN